A region from the Lytechinus variegatus isolate NC3 chromosome 6, Lvar_3.0, whole genome shotgun sequence genome encodes:
- the LOC121416978 gene encoding metal cation symporter ZIP14-like → MMATARCCSCCVVCITLPLLLLPPLSVSAEEGFPRLRRQAHDHEHDHDLEENYFAGIGNYLLDEELTAERANGDFAENHNQNITLTQVNILISTLFARIGCEHRWNDCSECSDNFVNDLFNALNVDPEYGLSEDVFKKAAPLLLYALYDFDALCAAGPGGTNLDEEVVYGKLMSADESGTNSTFSEGDLEEILHLISEDYTATTQAKCFDATSVFSATVENHEAGASHCEVSAVSGNVISRMLKGYCIGEASLPSTDDFTDVVFDSYGTDGVIHKEEFNQLLSELGIGGSTENSAGAVQTEMPVVVGDDDLNRRRRRNVLMAAVGHRVERSAGSSSNNASSVNLNVSATCYTGAELLDIHGIDHGSGLTESQYMQLCPSLIQQTLSGMCSQNENQTPTSTITNAEIWIYGHLSVITISLLSVVGALFVPCMSGFVYECATQTMMALAVSTLTGDALMHLIPQAIGLHAHGHHNHAFQGPLNPELAYVWKCLAIELAIYFFFLLERFSAMTGCGHSHSRDSGHAHYLDHDAGMGMDSVKPPIKSCQGSAKVFDSSKNLVKAENGLEEKNRWTKGCGTVPLMIVLGDALHNFGDGLAIGASFTISISAGLSTTIAMFCHELPHELGDLAVLLSQGMRLSTAVFWNFLSALTCIVGLWVGIPLAQQQNAAAWIFAATAGTFFYVGLVHMLPMLHSYSGKNKGFVFFLQNVGFLLGMGIILVIALYEDAINVSV, encoded by the exons ATGATGGCGACTGCACGGTGTTGTTCCTGTTGTGTCGTGTGCATAACTctccctctcctcctcctcccacCGTTGTCGGTATCGGCTGAGGAGGGATTTCCCCGACTTCGACGACAAGCACACGACCACGAACATGACCACGATTTGGAAGAGAACTATTTTGCAGGAATAGGAAACTATCTCCTAGATGAGGAATTAACAGCAGAGAGAGCTAATGGCGATTTTGCAGAAAACCATAATCAGAACATCACGTTAACACAAGTCAACATCTTGATTTCGACGCTGTTTGCGAGGATTGGTTGTGAACACCGCTGGAATGACTGCTCAGAG TGTTCGGATAATTTCGTAAACGATCTCTTTAACGCCCTTAATGTTGACCCGGAGTATGGCCTCAGTGAAGATGTATTCAAAAAAGCAGCACCGCTATTGCTCTATGCTCTGTACGACTTCGATGCCTTGTGCGCCGCCGGGCCTGGCGGGACAAATCTTGATGAGGAAGTGGTGTACGGGAAGCTTATGTCGGCTGACGAAAGTGGGACGAATTCTACCTTTTCTGAAGGGGATTTGGAAGAAATCTTACATTTGATTAGTGAGGATTACACGGCTACAACCCAAGCAAAG tgtttcgATGCCACATCAGTCTTTTCCGCAACAGTGGAAAACCATGAAGCCGGGGCGAGCCATTGTGAGGTCAGCGCTGTCTCTGGAAACGTTATATCGAGAATGTTAAAGGGATACTGTATCGGCGAGGCAAGCTTACCATCTACTGATGACTTCACGGATGTTGTTTTTGATTCCTATGGTACAGATGGAGTTATTCACAAAGAAG AATTCAATCAGTTACTTTCGGAACTTGGTATCGGGGGCTCCACGGAAAACAGCGCTGGCGCTGTCCAAACTGAAATGCCGGTTGTCGTAGGTGACGACGACCTTAATCGTCGTCGAAGGAGGAACGTTCTTATGGCAGCGGTGGGACATCGCGTGGAGCGCTCTGCGGGTTCATCATCCAATAACGCATCATCCGTTAATTTGAACGTGTCTGCA ACATGCTACACGGGGGCGGAACTCCTAGACATTCACGGGATCGATCATGGATCCGGTCTCACCGAGTCCCAGTATATGCAGTTGTGTCCATCCTTGATTCAACAGACCCTGTCGGGCATGTGCAGCCAAAATGAAAATCAGACCCCTACTAGTACGATTACAAATGCAGAGA tttggATTTATGGTCACCTATCTGTCATCACCATTAGCCTTCTTTCAGTTGTTGGGGCATTATTCGTCCCATGCATGTCTGGTTTTGTGTACGAGTGTGCAACGCAGACGATGATGGCCCTTGCCGTATCAACACTTACTGGGGATGCTCTAATGCATCTGATACCACAG GCTATCGGACTCCATGCCCACGGTCATCATAACCATGCCTTCCAAGGCCCACTCAATCCTGAGCTAGCCTATGTGTGGAAATGCCTCGCCATAGAACTCGCCAtctatttcttctttcttctggAGAGGTTCTCCGCTATGACTGGC TGTGGTCATTCTCACTCGCGAGACAGTGGACACGCCCATTACCTTGACCATGATGCAGGCATGGGAATGGATTCGGTCAAGCCTCCTATAAAGTCGTGTCAAGGGTCAGCAAAAGTTTTTGACTCCTCGAAAAATCTG gTGAAAGCTGAAAATGGCCTGGAAGAGAAGAATCGCTGGACGAAAG GTTGTGGAACAGTTCCTCTGATGATCGTCTTGGGTGATGCGCTGCATAACTTTGGAGACGGGCTTGCGATCGGAGCCTCATTCACTATTTCGATCTCTGCCGGTCTCAGCACGACTATTGCGATGTTCTGTCACGAGTTACCTCATGAGCTAG GTGACTTGGCGGTACTTCTCAGTCAGGGTATGCGCCTATCTACAGCGGTGTTTTGGAACTTCCTGTCCGCGTTAACTTGCATTGTGGGACTGTGGGTCGGCATTCCTCTCGCACAGCAGCAGAATGCTGCTGCCTGGATTTTCGCTGCTACCGCCGGCACATTTTTCTACGTTGGGCTTGTGCACATG CTCCCGATGCTTCATTCCTACAGTGGCAAGAATAAGGGATTCGTCTTCTTTCTCCAAAACGTCGGCTTCTTGCTTGGCATGGGGATAATACTGGTCATTGCACTCTATGAGGATGCCATCAACGTCTCGGTTTGA